A single Cryptococcus neoformans var. grubii H99 chromosome 7, complete sequence DNA region contains:
- a CDS encoding ESCRT-II complex subunit VPS22, whose product MRKGAGISGLARHTATASSYSTLSSNITASQLSNLTSSLQSFRAALINFASAHRADIRKDPAFRHQFQKMCAAIGVDPLAVGPGAGGGGRGWWSEVLGIGEWEYELAVQVVDICVSTRPENGGMIEMGDLIRRVERLRSGGISSLPNIPSSNQPSTYTNLEDVGQITSQDILRTLKLLRPLNAGYTLHHPSPSITYIRTIPRSLDTDQSTLLALAATTRGRLRPAVVKEQTGWTEVRVRTAMEDCVMREGLGWVDEQAGEYNEVWIIAATGFATG is encoded by the coding sequence ATGAGAAAAGGCGCAGGAATATCAGGGCTCGCAAGGCATACAGCCACAGCATCTTCATACTCCACCCTTTCTTCAAATATCACCGCCTCCCAACTATCAAATCTCACATCCTCTCTCCAATCATTCCGCGCAGCCCTTATCAACTTTGCCTCTGCACATCGTGCCGATATCCGCAAAGATCCTGCTTTTCGTCATCAGTTCCAGAAGATGTGTGCCGCCATAGGTGTAGATCCACTGGCTGTTGGACCGGGggcaggaggaggtggaagaggctgGTGGAGCGAGGTTCTTGGAATAGGAGAATGGGAATATGAGCTCGCAGTTCAGGTTGTAGACATCTGTGTATCTACGAGACCTGAGAACGGCGGAATGATTGAGATGGGAGATCTGATTAGGCGGGTCGAAAGATTACGTTCTGGTGGcatttcttccttgcccaATATTCCTTCAAGTAATCAACCATCTACCTACACAAATCTAGAGGATGTTGGTCAAATAACATCACAAGACATTCTTCGTACACTCAAGCTGCTCCGTCCTTTAAATGCAGGATACACATTGCATCATCCGTCCCCATCGATTACATATATACGAACAATCCCTCGCTCCCTCGACACAGACCAATCAACATTGCTCGCACTTGCAGCCACGACCAGAGGGCGATTACGCCCTGCAGTCGTCAAAGAGCAGACTGGATGGACCGAAGTTAGAGTGCGAACAGCAATGGAAGACTGTGTCATGCGCGAGGGGCTAGGCTGGGTTGATGAACAGGCCGGGGAGTACAATGAAGTGTGGATAATAGCGGCTACGGGGTTTGCTACAGGATAA